The segment AGACGTCGCCGTCGATGTCGCTGAGATGTGGCGAGAGTATCCGCATGGTCATGGTCAACATGTCTTCAAGGGTGCGTCGTTGGGTGATCACTGACCTCACCTTTCGTCGAACAAACCCCTGAGGGTCCTTTTCCTTCGCGCTCAAGAACGCTACGGGCAGAGTGATGGTCTGCTTGTAGACATCTGCCAGGTCGTAGAAAAGCGCTCGAGCGTCGCCCTGGTGGATGACACCCAATGCCGGGTTGAGCGAAAGGGCGGAGCAAACCGAGGCGGCGACCCCATAGAGAATGGAGTTCCCGAGGTTGAGCCCGACGTTGACGGGGTCCTCGGCGGCCGTCTCGCGTCGAAATTTGATTCCGTGCTTCAGTGCAAGGCGCTTGTACTCGGCCCTCATCATCTGGCCTTCGAGACCACGTAGTGTGGCAATCCGGGCATTGACCGGGAGGGGCATCCCGCCCAAGCGCGCCTTGTAGAGTTGCCGCG is part of the Cryobacterium roopkundense genome and harbors:
- the cas1e gene encoding type I-E CRISPR-associated endonuclease Cas1e, producing ERALEFANIGAGEQVRLTDRVSYLYLEHAQIIQDKTGVIALQSDETGNTRGQIRVPIGSIAVVMLGPGTSLSHAAASSLAAAGTTLMFTGGGGINSYATARPLTGSARWAEAQARLWASSSHRVAAARQLYKARLGGMPLPVNARIATLRGLEGQMMRAEYKRLALKHGIKFRRETAAEDPVNVGLNLGNSILYGVAASVCSALSLNPALGVIHQGDARALFYDLADVYKQTITLPVAFLSAKEKDPQGFVRRKVRSVITQRRTLEDMLTMTMRILSPHLSDIDGDVLLDDIGTVAGHTNYGQPEV